One window of the Candidatus Saccharibacteria bacterium genome contains the following:
- a CDS encoding GNAT family N-acetyltransferase → MNIGIAPAIDEDIEDIRAILEHGIRSKMYRGDLAWGEAATDEKQLKAIIAGGNMYVAYTEEDIVAVFMLFWDDPGRWGQQPPVAGYLHRFVVAPGLRGQNVGSQIIDLICKEVAKNGRQFLRLTAPADNEKLKAYHLKNGFTRADHKANPTHLSEPIAFFERPAAAEKKASQTSQKKSFAQKLRNIRLSQRYE, encoded by the coding sequence GTGAACATAGGAATAGCACCGGCAATCGACGAAGACATAGAAGATATCCGAGCCATACTCGAACATGGCATACGAAGCAAAATGTATCGGGGCGACCTTGCCTGGGGCGAAGCTGCCACTGACGAAAAACAGCTAAAGGCCATTATTGCTGGCGGCAATATGTACGTAGCCTACACAGAAGAAGACATAGTAGCGGTATTTATGCTGTTCTGGGACGACCCTGGGCGTTGGGGTCAGCAACCCCCTGTCGCCGGGTACCTACATCGTTTTGTCGTTGCGCCTGGGCTGCGTGGCCAAAACGTGGGTAGCCAAATAATAGACCTCATTTGCAAGGAGGTTGCCAAAAATGGCCGTCAATTCCTTCGCCTGACCGCCCCAGCCGATAACGAAAAACTAAAGGCATACCACCTAAAAAACGGCTTCACCCGTGCCGACCATAAGGCCAACCCGACTCACCTCTCCGAACCCATAGCCTTCTTTGAGCGTCCCGCTGCAGCAGAGAAAAAAGCATCACAAACTTCACAGAAGAAGTCATTCGCCCAAAAACTCCGCAACATCCGCCTCAGCCAACGCTATGAATAG
- a CDS encoding Fic family protein has product MIRLLSMNDTNNIVLSYFEKGKSYSSSEIHARSGRKTSLVTIKRSLSNLLAAGYLARIGAGRSIRYTLERKGLLLRTFDVDTYLGKPQQDRIMQTGYNHHLFELPPVTMVGEQENEQLDSATESYRNKANENSDVRKRELERFVVEMSWKSARIEGNTYTLLDTEQLLLYGIKSPKNTEFEVQMLLGQKAAFTFVYENLELWHEPSVSAIEKIQELAVSELGVARNLRQTVVGITGTEYVPLGNAFQIREALEQLLVYVNAIDSVYEKALMVVLGMSYIQPFADGNKRTARLLANGVLLANGYAPISYRAVDETAYKEATLIFYEQNSIVPFKQLFIDQYIYSATHYNIAAM; this is encoded by the coding sequence ATGATACGATTATTATCTATGAATGATACGAATAATATAGTTCTAAGCTACTTCGAGAAGGGTAAAAGCTACTCTTCGTCAGAGATACACGCCCGTAGCGGGAGAAAAACATCTCTGGTAACTATAAAACGTAGCCTTTCGAATCTGTTGGCCGCGGGGTATCTAGCGCGAATTGGTGCCGGACGGTCGATACGATATACGTTAGAGCGCAAAGGACTACTGCTCCGAACGTTTGACGTGGATACCTACTTGGGAAAACCACAGCAAGACCGGATAATGCAGACGGGCTATAACCATCATCTATTTGAGTTGCCCCCAGTTACAATGGTGGGTGAGCAAGAAAATGAACAGCTTGATAGCGCGACAGAAAGTTATCGAAACAAAGCGAATGAGAATAGCGATGTTCGCAAGCGTGAATTGGAGCGTTTTGTTGTAGAGATGTCATGGAAATCTGCCCGGATAGAAGGAAATACATACACACTACTCGATACCGAACAGCTACTACTTTATGGCATAAAGTCGCCAAAAAATACTGAGTTTGAGGTGCAAATGTTGCTCGGGCAGAAAGCTGCCTTTACATTTGTCTATGAAAATCTTGAGCTTTGGCACGAACCAAGCGTCTCAGCAATAGAAAAGATACAGGAGCTTGCCGTCTCAGAATTAGGTGTTGCCCGAAATTTGCGACAGACGGTTGTTGGCATAACTGGTACAGAATATGTTCCTCTCGGCAATGCTTTCCAGATTAGAGAGGCATTGGAGCAGCTACTAGTCTACGTCAACGCAATTGATTCTGTTTACGAAAAAGCGCTGATGGTTGTATTGGGTATGAGCTACATACAGCCCTTTGCCGACGGCAACAAAAGGACAGCTCGTTTGCTCGCAAATGGCGTTTTGCTTGCAAACGGCTATGCTCCCATATCGTACCGTGCGGTAGACGAAACGGCTTACAAAGAAGCCACACTCATTTTCTACGAACAAAACTCCATTGTCCCCTTCAAGCAACTTTTTATAGATCAGTACATCTATTCCGCCACACACTACAACATCGCTGCAATGTGA
- the gyrA gene encoding DNA gyrase subunit A translates to MDDQTLDNTPLDVEDEERLEHRNEVEIIQSDHSRVVEGRTVESVMEDSYLRYSMSVIIDRALPDVRDGMKPVHRRIMYSMNEEGLRSSARHRKSANVVGAVMGKYHPHGDASIYDSMVRLAQPWSTRYLLVNGQGNFGSMDGDPPAAMRYTEAKMHRLADELLADIDKDTVDFRDNYDGTTQEPTVLPAKLPNLLLNGQLGIAVGMATNIPPHNLSEVIDATVYKIDHPDAPLDKLLEFITGPDFPTGGIVYGAGSIRQAYATGRGGVVVRGVAEIVEGVKGRHQIVISEIPYALNKESLVIKIADLVKEKKISGISDLRDESARGSVRIVIDLKKDAYPKKLLNQLYKLTPLQTSFHYNMMALIDGIQPRVLGLQDILSEHIKHRQQVVRRRTEFELRKAKDRAHVLEGLKIALDNIDEVINTIRASQTTEEAQANLIKKFALSEIQAKAILAMQLRTLAGLERKKIEDELVELMKLIAELEAILADEKKILGIIKDEMKQLKKQYGDERRTRVVASELNKLSDEDLVPDEQVVVTLTSANYVKRSTLAEYKRQGRGGKGRRGMATREEDVIEHVVNASTHDFLLFFTNKGRVFRLKTYEVPAASLNAKGIAIVNLLQLQPEETVSAVINVSKTEKETSANLIMCTVRGVVKKTPFEQYKNVRTTGLIAINLDEGDELKWIRMTTGDNEVIISTSQGQAIRFHERDSRPMGRVSRGVRGIRLRADDRVIGMDVVDEHSSIFVISRYGYGKRTKVAQFTPHARGGVGIRSAVVNSKTGELVGVNTLSDTDEQEVIIISQNGQTIRLGLKDIPALGRATQGVRIMRLNDGDQVVSLALVEKTEQLDEDDALDDVGGQ, encoded by the coding sequence ATGGATGACCAAACACTAGATAACACACCACTTGATGTCGAGGACGAAGAGCGACTTGAGCATCGGAACGAAGTAGAAATTATACAGTCGGACCATTCGCGCGTGGTCGAAGGCCGCACGGTCGAGAGTGTCATGGAAGATAGCTACCTGCGCTACTCTATGAGCGTTATCATCGACAGGGCTCTCCCAGACGTGCGTGACGGTATGAAGCCGGTGCATCGCCGCATTATGTATTCTATGAACGAAGAGGGGCTTCGCAGCAGTGCGCGGCACCGCAAGAGTGCAAACGTGGTTGGTGCAGTAATGGGTAAATATCACCCCCACGGTGACGCCTCTATATATGACTCTATGGTGCGCTTGGCGCAACCCTGGTCAACGCGCTATTTGCTCGTCAACGGGCAGGGCAACTTCGGTAGTATGGACGGTGACCCGCCCGCAGCTATGCGGTATACCGAAGCCAAAATGCATCGGTTGGCCGATGAGCTTTTGGCAGATATAGACAAAGATACGGTAGATTTTCGTGATAACTATGACGGCACCACACAGGAACCTACCGTGCTGCCGGCTAAACTGCCAAACCTACTGCTAAACGGACAGCTTGGTATTGCTGTGGGTATGGCTACGAACATTCCGCCCCACAACCTAAGCGAAGTTATAGACGCTACGGTATATAAAATAGACCATCCCGATGCCCCACTCGACAAACTGCTTGAGTTCATTACTGGTCCTGACTTCCCGACGGGAGGTATTGTGTATGGTGCTGGCTCTATTCGCCAGGCTTACGCAACCGGTCGCGGCGGAGTGGTGGTGCGCGGTGTTGCCGAGATAGTCGAAGGTGTCAAGGGCAGGCACCAAATTGTTATTAGTGAGATTCCGTACGCACTAAACAAAGAAAGTTTAGTTATCAAAATTGCCGACCTTGTGAAAGAAAAGAAAATATCGGGTATCAGCGATTTGCGCGATGAAAGTGCTCGCGGCAGCGTCCGGATTGTTATAGACCTCAAAAAGGACGCCTACCCCAAAAAGTTGCTCAATCAGTTGTATAAGCTCACCCCGCTTCAGACCAGCTTCCACTACAACATGATGGCCCTTATAGACGGCATACAGCCTCGAGTGCTTGGCCTGCAGGATATTCTAAGCGAACATATCAAACACAGACAGCAGGTTGTGCGCCGAAGAACAGAGTTTGAACTCCGTAAGGCGAAAGACCGAGCCCATGTGCTCGAAGGGCTCAAGATTGCACTCGATAATATCGACGAAGTCATCAATACTATTCGAGCCAGTCAGACCACCGAAGAAGCTCAGGCAAATTTGATTAAAAAATTTGCACTATCTGAAATTCAAGCCAAAGCTATCCTTGCCATGCAGCTTCGAACGCTCGCCGGCCTTGAGCGCAAGAAAATTGAAGACGAACTAGTCGAACTTATGAAACTCATTGCTGAACTAGAGGCCATTCTTGCCGACGAAAAGAAAATACTGGGCATCATAAAAGATGAGATGAAACAGCTTAAAAAACAGTACGGAGACGAACGTCGAACGCGCGTTGTTGCGAGCGAACTTAACAAGTTGAGCGACGAAGACCTTGTGCCTGATGAGCAGGTAGTTGTAACGCTTACATCGGCAAACTATGTAAAACGCAGTACTTTGGCAGAATACAAACGCCAAGGAAGGGGTGGAAAAGGTCGTCGGGGCATGGCTACACGTGAGGAAGATGTTATCGAACACGTTGTAAATGCATCTACGCATGATTTTCTACTGTTCTTCACGAACAAAGGTCGCGTCTTCCGCCTGAAGACATATGAAGTGCCCGCCGCCTCCTTAAATGCGAAGGGAATAGCCATTGTTAACCTCCTGCAATTACAGCCAGAAGAAACGGTAAGCGCTGTCATAAACGTGTCGAAGACAGAAAAGGAAACAAGCGCAAATCTCATAATGTGTACCGTCCGTGGCGTTGTAAAGAAAACACCGTTTGAACAGTACAAAAACGTTCGAACAACTGGGCTCATAGCCATTAACCTGGACGAAGGCGACGAGCTGAAATGGATTCGAATGACTACGGGCGACAATGAAGTCATTATAAGCACAAGCCAAGGACAGGCTATACGCTTCCACGAGCGCGATTCCCGACCCATGGGTCGAGTAAGCCGCGGCGTGCGTGGTATACGGCTACGTGCCGATGACCGAGTCATTGGCATGGACGTAGTGGATGAGCACAGTAGCATATTTGTGATTAGTCGCTATGGTTACGGTAAGCGCACAAAAGTTGCTCAGTTTACGCCACATGCTCGCGGGGGCGTTGGCATTCGTTCTGCCGTGGTAAACAGTAAAACGGGTGAGTTAGTCGGTGTGAACACATTAAGTGACACAGACGAGCAGGAAGTCATAATCATCAGCCAAAACGGTCAAACCATTCGTCTTGGGCTAAAAGATATTCCTGCACTCGGCCGCGCAACGCAGGGTGTTCGCATTATGCGTCTCAACGACGGCGACCAAGTTGTATCCTTGGCCCTCGTAGAGAAGACCGAACAACTAGATGAGGATGATGCCCTGGATGATGTGGGTGGACAGTAG
- the gyrB gene encoding DNA topoisomerase (ATP-hydrolyzing) subunit B: MRVSQGKQYSADQIQVLEGLEPVRKRPGMYIGGTGIEGLHHLVWELVDNGIDEALAGYATHVIVEMLEDGAIRVTDDGRGIPTDIHPKTGKSTVETVLTVLHAGGKFGGGGYKVSGGLHGVGVSVVNALATKLAVKVFRDGKVYYQEYETGVPQGDLKVVDKCDADKHGTEITFYADGTIFTESTAFSYDTILDRLRHAAYLTKGVRTTLINHANGKKYSFYFEGGIKSYVANLNQGKEPVDEDIFYVDKTIEDTQVEVALQYTESFSETIKQFANNVFNPDGGSHLTGFRSALTRVINDYARKQGLLKEKEENLSGEDTREGLTAVILVKLPNPQFEGQTKNKLGNPEVRGYVEQVMTEYLSYYLEEHPNIARKIVGKALLAARARKAARAARENIIRKGVLDGASMPGKLADCSSKDPASSEIYLVEGDSAGGSAKTGRDSKTQAILPLRGKVLNVERARLDKMLANNEILNLIKALGVGIGDSFSLDGLRYHRVIIMTDADVDGSHISTLLLTFFFRYMKEVVDGGHIYLAKPPLFELVKAGRKNSVFIYDEAELEARLDDTIAARKKEGIKVNPEDERYKQAGFIEQKRYKGLGEMDAEQLFETTMNPEKRVLVQVKVDDAEKADAIFNKLMGTEVELRKNFITANAKFVKDLDI; the protein is encoded by the coding sequence ATTCGAGTGAGTCAAGGGAAACAGTATTCTGCTGATCAAATTCAGGTCCTGGAGGGACTTGAACCGGTTCGGAAACGACCCGGGATGTATATAGGTGGCACCGGTATTGAAGGTCTTCACCATCTAGTGTGGGAGCTTGTAGATAATGGTATTGACGAGGCGTTAGCCGGGTACGCAACTCACGTTATTGTTGAAATGCTTGAAGATGGAGCAATCCGCGTGACCGACGACGGGCGTGGTATACCAACAGATATCCACCCCAAGACAGGCAAGAGCACCGTTGAAACAGTGCTTACCGTCTTGCATGCAGGCGGCAAATTCGGCGGCGGTGGCTACAAAGTCTCAGGGGGTTTGCACGGTGTCGGCGTGAGTGTCGTGAACGCACTGGCCACCAAACTAGCAGTGAAAGTATTCCGTGACGGCAAAGTTTACTATCAAGAATACGAAACGGGTGTGCCGCAGGGCGACCTGAAGGTCGTTGACAAATGCGATGCCGACAAGCATGGCACCGAAATTACGTTCTATGCAGATGGCACAATATTCACCGAGAGTACGGCCTTTAGTTACGACACCATTCTTGACCGTCTACGCCACGCAGCATATCTCACAAAGGGTGTACGAACAACTCTTATTAATCATGCAAACGGTAAGAAGTACAGTTTTTATTTCGAAGGCGGTATAAAGTCATATGTTGCAAACCTGAACCAGGGTAAGGAACCGGTCGATGAAGATATATTTTACGTCGATAAGACCATCGAAGACACACAGGTTGAGGTTGCGCTTCAGTATACAGAGAGCTTTAGCGAGACCATAAAGCAGTTTGCTAATAACGTATTCAACCCAGATGGCGGCTCGCACCTAACTGGTTTTCGTTCGGCGCTAACACGTGTCATTAACGACTATGCCCGCAAGCAGGGTCTGCTCAAAGAGAAAGAAGAAAACCTGAGCGGGGAAGACACGCGCGAAGGGTTGACGGCCGTTATATTAGTAAAACTGCCAAATCCGCAGTTTGAAGGGCAAACGAAGAACAAGCTCGGTAACCCAGAAGTGCGTGGTTATGTCGAGCAGGTTATGACGGAGTATTTGTCATACTATCTCGAAGAACACCCAAACATTGCCCGTAAGATTGTTGGTAAGGCGCTGCTTGCTGCTCGCGCTCGTAAGGCTGCTCGAGCTGCCCGCGAAAACATTATCCGCAAAGGTGTGCTTGATGGTGCTAGCATGCCGGGCAAATTGGCAGACTGCTCCAGCAAAGACCCAGCCAGTTCTGAGATTTATCTGGTTGAGGGTGACTCAGCCGGTGGCTCTGCCAAGACCGGTCGTGATAGTAAAACACAGGCAATTCTGCCGCTTCGCGGTAAGGTGCTCAACGTAGAACGCGCTCGACTAGACAAGATGCTCGCGAATAATGAAATCCTTAATCTCATCAAGGCCCTTGGGGTTGGGATTGGCGATTCGTTTAGCCTCGATGGACTGCGCTATCACCGAGTGATTATTATGACCGATGCCGATGTAGACGGGAGTCACATCTCGACACTCTTACTTACATTTTTCTTCCGTTACATGAAAGAAGTTGTTGATGGTGGGCACATATATCTTGCCAAGCCGCCGCTATTTGAGCTGGTGAAGGCAGGGCGCAAAAACAGTGTCTTTATATACGACGAAGCTGAGCTTGAAGCTAGGCTCGACGACACTATTGCTGCTCGTAAAAAAGAAGGTATTAAGGTAAACCCAGAAGACGAGCGCTACAAGCAGGCAGGCTTTATAGAGCAAAAGCGCTACAAGGGTCTGGGTGAAATGGATGCCGAGCAGCTGTTCGAGACAACAATGAATCCGGAAAAACGCGTGCTTGTACAGGTTAAAGTGGATGATGCCGAAAAAGCCGATGCTATTTTCAATAAGCTCATGGGTACAGAGGTAGAGCTACGTAAAAACTTCATTACGGCAAACGCAAAATTTGTGAAAGATTTGGATATATAA
- a CDS encoding ATP-binding protein: MVPMLIHLPPASEDTEVNGRDVRDLVDENISKAQIIYNIIASTIEQSFKNRFHGQRHFSFEIVGLKGFVRLYVAVPADYINVVQQAIVSAYPAARLEMVPEYNIFSQVGGMNAVIGGQFNLKEKFAYPIATYQDLKRDAFQSILNALSTMENEDGAAIQLLFRPADTSWRKTATDFASAKKKGTDKGLSAGALAKDLVTAFVKPPEPKEEKDKPKEISSLEQSVIDAIEDKTRHPGFEVAIRVIASSNVSQRSQGIVNNIVASFSLFDSPGRNGFEYHSATDPSELVTNFLLRAFPQHKKKNILNSVELATIFHFPDQRSIPTSQLERQESKQVDGPRNMPNEGLLLGFNVFRGVKKPVRIGLTDRQRHMYVVGQTGTGKSTFLENLALQDMLRGDGFAFVDPHGDTAEKLLAMVPKERTEDVIYFCPSDMAYPMGLNLFEFHTPDQKDFIIQEVLNMLYKLYDPQHQGIMGPRYESLFRNAALTVMADPAGSTFVDIPKLFRDPQYVKQKLPYVKDPNVIEFWEKEMPQSQRSNDFGEVVSWFVSKFGAFLSNEMMRNIIGQTKSSFDLRDIMDNKKILLVNLSKGRTGELNSKLLGMVFVMKFQAAAMSRSNVPESERNDFALYVDEFQNFSTDSFATIMSEARKYHLNLIVANQFTTQLTEEIRDAVFGNIGTIVSFRIGQNDVESLSRYFQPQFDGDDLLRVPNANTIVRTLINGVPTQSFSMATLPPLGNPNPGLADALKQLSAAKYGKPRAVVEKEIFERLATKTPEPKPFANPFAGSAPAPGGGAPASVSAPPAPVMGSPSAGSGSFLDEWLAKQKSVPATPRPTVTPQPNAPVETQIQPQAAANPVTDSPAMPAASQNTDSTTPQGSYESGNVSSAELDQQEVKDIAAELKKGLKAPEGNLDVQAPPKSLEISNSPQPKSQSEVAQPGEDTIVIDSDGTIHMKNPTEDE; encoded by the coding sequence ATGGTCCCGATGCTTATACACTTGCCTCCAGCAAGCGAAGATACAGAGGTAAATGGTCGAGATGTTCGAGACCTAGTTGATGAAAATATTTCTAAAGCACAAATTATTTACAACATTATTGCGAGCACAATTGAGCAAAGTTTTAAAAATCGCTTTCATGGCCAACGTCATTTTTCGTTCGAAATCGTCGGACTAAAAGGGTTCGTTCGATTATACGTTGCGGTGCCCGCAGACTACATAAATGTTGTGCAGCAAGCTATCGTGAGCGCATACCCTGCGGCTCGCCTTGAAATGGTTCCTGAGTATAATATTTTTAGTCAAGTGGGTGGTATGAACGCGGTTATAGGTGGGCAGTTTAACTTAAAAGAAAAGTTCGCGTATCCTATTGCGACCTACCAAGATTTGAAGCGTGACGCCTTCCAGTCAATATTGAACGCTCTCTCTACTATGGAAAATGAGGATGGTGCGGCTATACAGCTCCTATTTCGTCCCGCAGATACTTCGTGGCGAAAAACAGCGACCGATTTTGCATCCGCAAAAAAGAAAGGCACAGACAAAGGTTTGTCAGCCGGTGCATTAGCCAAAGATTTGGTAACCGCATTTGTAAAGCCTCCCGAGCCAAAAGAAGAAAAGGATAAGCCAAAAGAAATATCTTCGCTCGAGCAATCTGTTATAGACGCTATAGAAGATAAAACTCGTCACCCGGGCTTTGAGGTTGCAATACGGGTAATAGCGTCATCAAACGTCTCGCAACGCTCTCAAGGAATTGTAAATAATATAGTAGCGAGTTTCTCTCTTTTTGATTCCCCCGGACGGAATGGGTTTGAGTATCATTCGGCAACTGACCCCTCAGAATTAGTAACGAATTTTCTTCTCAGGGCATTTCCGCAGCATAAGAAAAAGAACATATTGAATTCGGTTGAGCTTGCTACAATATTCCACTTTCCTGATCAGCGTAGCATTCCGACCTCACAACTTGAGCGGCAAGAATCGAAGCAGGTAGACGGTCCTCGAAACATGCCGAATGAAGGCTTACTGCTCGGCTTTAATGTATTTCGTGGCGTCAAGAAACCGGTTCGAATTGGGCTGACAGATAGACAGCGTCATATGTATGTAGTTGGGCAGACCGGTACAGGTAAATCAACGTTTCTTGAGAACCTAGCCCTACAAGATATGTTGCGCGGTGACGGCTTTGCGTTTGTTGACCCACACGGTGATACGGCAGAAAAACTACTAGCGATGGTGCCAAAAGAGCGTACCGAAGACGTTATCTATTTTTGCCCGTCCGACATGGCATACCCTATGGGGCTGAACTTATTCGAATTCCATACACCAGACCAGAAGGACTTTATTATTCAGGAAGTCCTAAACATGCTCTACAAGCTGTATGACCCACAGCACCAGGGTATTATGGGCCCGCGCTATGAAAGCTTGTTTCGCAATGCCGCTCTAACAGTTATGGCTGACCCTGCGGGGAGTACATTTGTAGATATCCCGAAGCTATTTCGTGACCCACAGTATGTTAAACAGAAGCTACCGTATGTGAAAGACCCGAATGTAATTGAGTTCTGGGAGAAAGAAATGCCCCAGAGTCAGCGCAGTAATGATTTCGGTGAGGTCGTGAGTTGGTTTGTAAGCAAGTTTGGAGCGTTCCTTAGTAATGAAATGATGCGCAATATTATAGGTCAAACAAAAAGCTCATTTGATCTGCGCGATATTATGGATAACAAAAAAATACTGCTTGTTAACCTGAGTAAGGGTAGGACGGGTGAGCTAAATAGCAAGCTCCTGGGTATGGTGTTCGTTATGAAGTTCCAGGCCGCCGCCATGAGTCGCTCAAATGTCCCAGAAAGCGAACGAAACGACTTTGCACTGTATGTAGATGAGTTTCAGAACTTCTCTACCGATAGCTTTGCGACTATCATGAGTGAAGCGCGCAAATACCACCTGAACCTCATTGTGGCAAACCAGTTTACAACCCAGCTAACGGAGGAAATCCGTGATGCCGTGTTTGGCAACATCGGTACAATTGTATCTTTTCGTATTGGCCAGAATGATGTGGAAAGCCTCAGTCGCTATTTTCAGCCCCAGTTTGACGGAGACGACTTGCTCCGTGTTCCAAACGCAAACACTATTGTCCGCACCCTCATAAATGGTGTTCCGACACAATCTTTCAGTATGGCGACGCTTCCACCTCTAGGCAACCCAAATCCGGGGCTTGCTGATGCGCTCAAGCAGCTATCCGCTGCGAAGTATGGCAAACCAAGGGCTGTGGTCGAGAAAGAGATATTTGAACGTTTAGCAACAAAGACTCCTGAACCAAAGCCATTTGCCAACCCATTTGCTGGTTCGGCTCCGGCACCGGGCGGTGGAGCCCCAGCAAGCGTATCTGCACCCCCAGCTCCTGTCATGGGCTCTCCATCGGCTGGCTCAGGGTCATTTCTAGATGAATGGCTTGCGAAACAGAAAAGTGTGCCAGCGACACCACGGCCCACAGTTACTCCACAGCCGAATGCTCCGGTAGAAACTCAGATCCAGCCTCAAGCAGCAGCAAATCCTGTTACCGACAGCCCCGCAATGCCCGCGGCTTCGCAAAATACTGATAGCACGACTCCACAAGGGAGCTATGAGTCCGGTAATGTCTCGAGCGCAGAACTCGACCAGCAGGAAGTAAAAGATATCGCAGCAGAGCTGAAGAAGGGGCTAAAGGCGCCCGAGGGAAATCTTGACGTACAGGCTCCACCGAAATCTCTAGAGATTTCGAATAGCCCACAACCAAAAAGTCAAAGTGAGGTGGCTCAGCCGGGTGAAGACACCATAGTGATAGATAGTGACGGCACGATTCATATGAAAAATCCAACTGAAGACGAATAG